The nucleotide window GTTTGACCGCTCGCTGGCCTATGACCGGGACAACGCCTGGACCTACTTCGGCATGGCGGCCATCTACGACGCCAAGGAAAACACCCGAGCATGCATGGACAACCTGGCGAAAGCTATTGAGATCATGCCCTACTGCAAGGTGACAGCGAGAGAAAAGATAGAAGAGGACTTCAGCCATGTCAAAGCGTTGCCGGAGTTCAAAAAGCTGATCGCAGAGTGAGAAAGATGGCAGACCGGATAATACAGAACCGTTAGGGAAGGATTATTACAAGAACAGGGGAAAGAGAAATGGATGCGGAAACAGTGAACACCGGTAAGGCCAATAAAAAGCAACCGAATCGGCAGAAGAACGATGCCCAGTCTGCCGATGGGACACAAAACCAACCCGATGGGACACAAAACCAATCCGATGCGACACAGAACGAGGAAGCGACCCTAGCGGGACGCGACTTTTTCCGGACCTTGCAATCCTTTTATGAATGCGCCATGAGCACCGTTTCGCGAATCAGCCAGCGGACCGACCTGACCTTTACCCAACTGCAGATCATGAACCACATCAATTATCGCGGCCTCGCCCTTCAGAAAGAGATGCGCAAACAGTTTCACCTGACCCAGGGGGCGCTGTCGACGGCCCTGAAAGACCTGGAGAAGCGGGAACTGATCATGCGGACCCAGAGCCCCGTCGACCAGCGCGAGTGGGTGATCGCCCTCTCGCCGCAAGGTGAGAAACTGCTGGGGGAAATCGGCCAACCCCTATACAACCAGTTGCAAAAGCTTGCCGAAGCGCATCCCCAGCAAGTAGGCCAACTGATCGACTCGGTCGAGTGGTTTACCGAGACCTTTTCCCTCGAAGAGGTATAGGGCGAAAGAAATTGCCCGATGAAGAGAAAAACCGCTGGCGAACATACGCCGAAGAAGAGCAA belongs to Heliomicrobium undosum and includes:
- a CDS encoding MarR family winged helix-turn-helix transcriptional regulator; this translates as MDAETVNTGKANKKQPNRQKNDAQSADGTQNQPDGTQNQSDATQNEEATLAGRDFFRTLQSFYECAMSTVSRISQRTDLTFTQLQIMNHINYRGLALQKEMRKQFHLTQGALSTALKDLEKRELIMRTQSPVDQREWVIALSPQGEKLLGEIGQPLYNQLQKLAEAHPQQVGQLIDSVEWFTETFSLEEV